Proteins encoded in a region of the Mucilaginibacter sabulilitoris genome:
- a CDS encoding phosphoribosylaminoimidazolesuccinocarboxamide synthase: MNAIKETHFNFPGQTNFYKGKVRDVYTINNKYLAMVVTDRISAFDVVLPEPIPYKGQVLNQIAARFLEATADIVPNWVISVPDPSVTIGRICEPFKVEMVIRGYLAGHAWREYSAGKRQVCGESLPEGLKENDILPEPIITPTTKASVGHDEDISKAEILKQNIVSADDYAQLETYTKALFKRGTEIAAKQGLILVDTKYEFGKVGDQIYLIDEIHTPDSSRYFYKEGYEARQQNDEPQKQLSKEFVRKWLIENGFQGKDGQVVPVMTSEIVNSISERYIELYEQIIGEPFVKSDNESVLNRVESGIKQALTNL, encoded by the coding sequence ATGAACGCAATAAAAGAAACACATTTTAACTTCCCGGGCCAAACTAATTTTTACAAAGGCAAGGTTCGTGATGTTTACACTATAAATAATAAATACCTGGCCATGGTGGTTACCGACCGTATTTCGGCATTTGACGTGGTGCTGCCAGAGCCTATCCCATACAAGGGACAGGTGTTGAACCAGATAGCAGCACGTTTTTTAGAAGCCACTGCCGATATCGTTCCAAATTGGGTAATATCAGTGCCTGATCCAAGTGTTACTATTGGCCGCATTTGTGAACCTTTTAAAGTTGAAATGGTAATTCGTGGTTATTTAGCTGGGCATGCCTGGCGCGAATATAGTGCAGGTAAAAGACAGGTTTGCGGTGAAAGCTTACCGGAAGGATTAAAGGAGAATGACATACTACCAGAGCCTATTATTACGCCTACTACCAAAGCGTCAGTAGGGCATGATGAGGATATTTCAAAAGCCGAAATATTAAAACAAAACATCGTATCGGCTGATGATTATGCCCAACTGGAAACCTATACCAAAGCCTTGTTTAAACGTGGAACGGAAATTGCTGCAAAACAAGGACTTATATTGGTTGATACAAAGTATGAATTTGGGAAAGTTGGCGATCAGATTTATTTGATTGACGAAATACATACGCCAGATTCCTCAAGGTATTTTTACAAAGAAGGTTATGAAGCACGCCAGCAAAATGATGAGCCTCAGAAACAGCTTTCAAAAGAGTTTGTGCGAAAATGGCTGATTGAGAATGGTTTTCAGGGCAAAGATGGCCAGGTAGTACCGGTGATGACGTCAGAGATTGTGAATTCCATATCGGAACGCTATATTGAGTTATATGAACAAATTATTGGCGAACCATTTGTAAAGTCAGATAACGAAAGCGTATTAAACAGGGTTGAATCTGGGATTAAACAAGCATTAACCAATTTGTAA
- a CDS encoding STAS domain-containing protein: MKFTVDKHEKYILVKLNESKLNSLVTPQLKSELILINTEGQRNIILDLSQVKFADSSGLSSLLVGHRLCKNATGLFILAGLNDAVARLVTISQLDNVLNIVPTAEEGIDLIFMEEIEKELKKEAR; encoded by the coding sequence ATGAAATTCACCGTCGATAAACACGAGAAATATATTTTAGTGAAGCTTAATGAGTCAAAATTGAACTCATTGGTAACACCGCAATTAAAATCTGAGTTGATATTGATCAATACTGAAGGTCAGCGAAATATAATTCTTGATCTTTCACAGGTGAAATTTGCAGATTCCTCTGGTTTAAGCAGTTTACTGGTTGGCCATCGTTTATGTAAAAATGCTACAGGGTTATTTATCCTGGCAGGTTTAAATGACGCGGTTGCACGTTTGGTTACTATTTCGCAATTGGATAATGTACTGAATATTGTTCCTACAGCCGAAGAAGGCATCGACCTTATCTTTATGGAAGAGATTGAAAAAGAACTGAAAAAAGAAGCAAGATAA
- a CDS encoding ribonuclease Z, translating to MKFEVTILGSSSATPIFNRNPTSQALNINEHLYLIDCGEGTQQQMLRFDIKASRIDYIFISHLHGDHYLGLVGLLSSMHLNGRKKPLYLFCPPQLKEIIDLQLKYSETTLQFPLEYKFTDAQKAEVIVNNNDIVVETIPLDHRIDCTGFIFKQKKRLRKLIKEKLEELNIPVEYYTALKKGSDYTSASGVVYKNETLTIDSDIPKAYAYCSDTLYNEQYFNQISNVTVLYHEATFLNDMLDRANETHHTTALQAAQIALKTNAKKLLIGHFSARYKTLNELLDEARSVFPATELAIEGKTFIIG from the coding sequence ATGAAATTTGAGGTAACAATACTTGGGAGCAGTTCGGCAACCCCTATTTTTAACAGAAACCCAACATCGCAGGCGCTCAATATCAACGAACATCTTTATTTAATTGATTGTGGCGAAGGTACCCAGCAGCAAATGCTGCGTTTTGATATTAAAGCCAGTCGTATTGATTATATATTCATAAGCCATCTTCATGGCGATCATTACCTGGGGTTGGTCGGTTTATTATCATCAATGCATCTTAACGGACGGAAAAAGCCACTGTACCTTTTCTGCCCGCCTCAGCTAAAAGAAATAATTGACCTGCAGTTAAAATATTCAGAAACTACACTACAGTTTCCGTTAGAATATAAATTTACTGATGCTCAAAAAGCCGAGGTAATTGTAAATAACAATGATATAGTTGTAGAAACTATACCGCTCGATCACCGAATTGATTGTACCGGGTTTATTTTTAAACAGAAAAAGCGCCTGCGTAAGTTGATCAAAGAGAAATTGGAAGAGCTAAACATCCCGGTAGAATATTATACCGCGCTGAAAAAGGGAAGTGATTATACATCGGCGAGTGGGGTAGTATACAAAAACGAAACCCTAACCATTGATTCTGATATACCCAAAGCTTATGCCTATTGTTCGGATACTTTATATAACGAACAGTATTTTAACCAGATAAGCAATGTCACAGTGCTTTATCATGAGGCTACATTTTTAAACGATATGCTTGACAGGGCTAATGAAACCCACCATACTACAGCGTTGCAGGCCGCTCAGATAGCGTTAAAGACAAATGCAAAAAAACTGCTTATTGGTCATTTTTCGGCAAGGTATAAAACTTTAAATGAACTGCTTGATGAGGCCCGCAGTGTTTTTCCTGCAACCGAACTGGCAATTGAAGGCAAAACATTTATTATAGGGTAA
- a CDS encoding MlaD family protein, whose translation MKISNETKIGALTAIAITILILGYSFLRGNDVFSGSNKYYAVYKSVEGLALAKPVLVNGFQIGRVSSMKLQPDGRTVVEFKIDPDYVIPNNTLAKLSSTDLLGSKAIVFELGNSKVPADDKDTLRADIQGSLAESLQPIQKKAEMLISKMDSSLAAINKILNPTFQKNVDRSFMSIANSLQTLEGTTKKIDRLVGSQSGHINGILTNAEVVSGSLKTSTEHLNGMTANFEKVSNDIAAANIKQTLDNANKAMADLQTTIAKINNGQGSLGLLMNDDKMYKNLTDASNNLNNLFIDLKAHPKRYVSFSIFGGKKD comes from the coding sequence ATGAAAATCTCAAACGAAACTAAAATAGGCGCACTTACGGCCATCGCTATAACTATACTCATATTGGGCTATAGCTTTCTGCGCGGAAATGATGTTTTTTCTGGTTCTAATAAATATTATGCTGTTTATAAAAGTGTGGAAGGCCTTGCCCTGGCAAAGCCTGTCCTGGTAAATGGGTTTCAAATTGGGCGCGTATCAAGTATGAAATTGCAACCTGACGGACGTACGGTTGTTGAATTTAAAATTGACCCTGATTATGTTATCCCCAATAATACACTTGCAAAACTATCAAGTACCGACCTTTTGGGCAGTAAAGCCATTGTTTTTGAGCTGGGCAACAGCAAGGTGCCTGCCGACGATAAAGATACCCTAAGGGCCGACATACAGGGCAGCCTGGCAGAAAGTTTGCAGCCGATACAAAAAAAGGCCGAAATGCTGATATCAAAAATGGATTCATCATTGGCTGCTATTAACAAAATATTGAATCCTACCTTTCAAAAAAATGTTGACCGCAGCTTTATGAGCATCGCCAACTCATTACAAACACTTGAAGGCACTACTAAAAAAATTGATAGGCTAGTAGGCTCTCAATCAGGCCATATCAATGGCATACTTACTAATGCAGAGGTTGTTTCAGGAAGTTTAAAAACCAGCACAGAACACTTAAACGGCATGACTGCCAATTTTGAAAAGGTAAGTAATGATATAGCGGCCGCCAATATTAAGCAAACATTAGACAACGCCAATAAAGCCATGGCCGACCTGCAGACCACTATAGCCAAAATTAATAATGGCCAGGGTTCATTAGGTTTATTGATGAACGATGATAAGATGTATAAAAATCTTACTGATGCATCAAACAACCTGAACAACTTGTTTATTGATCTAAAAGCTCATCCAAAACGTTATGTAAGCTTCTCCATTTTTGGAGGAAAGAAAGACTAA